One window of the Camelina sativa cultivar DH55 chromosome 1, Cs, whole genome shotgun sequence genome contains the following:
- the LOC104710033 gene encoding uncharacterized protein LOC104710033 has protein sequence MAAAAETVDTTQGLLNINMMNVTKLTSTNYITWILQVHSLLDGYDLAGYIDGSKIPPDQTLTSTDPPTPNPAYSTWRRQDKLIYSGLLGTLSSALQPMIKQTSKGDKTVDEYMQTLMTRFDQLALLGKPLAHEEQLEFIFAGLPEDYKSVVDQVEGHDTPPSIIEVHEKLINKEAKLLALSLSTPSIGPASAHVATSRQRNNTGNAKRCTHLQQQHSFSHPGILPSPFRPWQPHANLAVASNPWVMDIGSTHHLTSDLHNLALHQPYNGEDSILIGDGSGLSITNTGSLTLPSNSHPLSLNNVLCVPNIQKNLISVKDLSSGVPLIQGRIRGELYE, from the exons atggctgctgctgctgaaaCTGTTGACACCACTCAAGGTCTTCTTAACATCAATATGATGAATGTCACTAAACTTACCTCTACCAACTACATAACATGGATTCTTCAAGTCCACTCCCTTCTTGATGGCTACGATCTTGCTGGCTACATTGATGGTTCCAAAATTCCACCGGATCAAACGCTCACCTCCACTGATCCGCCAACACCGAATCCAGCTTACTCTACATGGAGGCGCCAGGACAAACTTATCTATAGTGGTCTCCTTGGCACTCTTTCGTCTGCTCTTCAACCCATG ATCAAACAAACTTCCAAAGGTGACAAAACTGTTGATGAGTATATGCAGACGTTGATGACACGTTTTGATCAACTTGCTCTTCTTGGCAAGCCTCTTGCCCATGAAGAGCAACTTGAGTTCATCTTTGCTGGCTTACCAGAAGACTACAAGTCTGTTGTTGATCAAGTGGAAGGTCACGACACTCCTCCCTCTATCATCGAAGTTCATGAAAAGCTCATCAACAAAGAAGCTAAACTTCTTGCTCTATCCCTGTCCACACCGTCAATTGGACCCGCTTCTGCTCATGTTGCCACCTCTCGCCAGAGAAACAACACTGGAAA TGCCAAACGATGCACTCATCTCCAACAGCAACATTCCTTCTCTCATCCTGGCATTCTTCCGTCACCATTCCGTCCATGGCAACCTCATGCCAATCTTGCTGTTGCTTCAAACCCATGGGTAATGGATATTGGGTCCACTCATCATCTTACAAGTGACCTCCACAACCTGGCTTTGCATCAACCCTACAATGGCGAGGATTCAATTCTCATTGGTGATGGTTCGGGTCTCTCCATCACCAACACTGGTTCTCTTACTCTTCCATCCAACTCTCACCCTTTATCTCTTAATAATGTCTTGTGTGTTCCAAATATACAGAAAAATCTGATCTCT gtgaaggatctcagctCGGGGGTTCCGTTAATTCAAGGCAGGATTAGGGGAGAACTATATGAGTGA